Sequence from the Camelus dromedarius isolate mCamDro1 chromosome 12, mCamDro1.pat, whole genome shotgun sequence genome:
AGGTTGGGGAGCTCTTGCGGAACAAGCTGGTTCGCCTCATGACGCACCTGGACACCGACGTGAAGAGGGTGGCTGCTGAGTTCCTGTTTGTCCTGTGCTCTGAGAGTGGTGAGTGGGGGGACTGGCTCTCGCCtgcccccctccagcccctcccaagCCACGTTTGCGCACTGACTTCTGCCCTGCCCCTCAGTGCCCCGATTCATCAAGTACACGGGCTACGGAAATGCCGCAGGCCTCCTGGCTGCTAGGGGCCTCATGGCCGGGAGCCGGCCTGAGGGCCAGTACTCGGAGGAcgaggacacagacacagaggagtaTAAGGAAGCCAAGGCCAGGTGTGTGCCCCCCATCCTCGGGCTCCCCTCACTCAGCCCCCATCCCTATTCCCTCACCCACCTGGACCCGCAGGGTGGATGGGACAGGGTGACAAATGGGTACGACCTTTTGGGATGAAGCATCTGTCTTCTAAACGACACTTACTCTGACATCAGGAAGTTCTGTTGAACACAGAGGCTGAAAGGGGCTGAGCAGGTGGTCCAAGTGGCAGGAACTGCTCCTGGAGGGAGGTCTTTTCTGCAGTTGCCTTGCCTCCCCACACCCAGGAAGATGGGTTTCTTGCCATTCCAGGGCCAAGCAGGAAGATACGGcgctcccccaccccatgcagCCTCCTCCTGTCCTAAAGAGTCTCTAATGCATTCCCCACACACCTCTCTTACAAAACAGCATAAACCCAGTGACtggaagggtagaggaaaaaccACCCAACCCCATGGAGGGCATGACAGAGGAGCAGAAGGAGCATGAGGCCATGAAGCTGGTGAACATGTTTGATAAGCTCTCCAGGTATGTGGCATGGAGGGGCCTAGGGCCATTACAGGGAGATGGACCCATGTCTTTTTTTGtgagccctgggaggtggggtcaGAGGAGGGCTTACATTCTGGGAAGACTGCATTATCAATGTTTGAAATCACCTGTCCAGGAGGAAATCCCCTAGAGAAGGGTTAGGGTTGAGATCAGTATTATGTCCATTTAACGGTTgatgaaaactgaggcccagaggaattAAGAGACTGCCTAAGGTCTCAAAGCTTAGGTAGCAGTTAGGATTCAGGCCTGCTTAACACAGTTCCCACCCAGCCTTCTCTAGTAAACAGGAGCAGCTTAGTGGAGCAAAAAATAGCAGCCAGGGGTGCGTAGGACCCCTGCACCCCAACCcaggccccttccccagccctacGACCTTTCCCCACAGGCACAGAGTCATCCAGCCCATGGGGATGAGTCCCCAGGGCCAGCTCACATCCCTGCAGCATGCCATGTGTGAGACCATGGAGGGGCAGCTCTCCTCGGACCCTGACTCGGACCCCGACTGAGAATGGCCGCTCTTCTGCTCCCCTTCAGAACTGGTGCTGCTTCCAGAGGTGTCCTTGAGGCCGGGCCCCAGGGAAGCCACATCGCTCCCTCCAACTTGGGGACCCCTTTCTCTTTACGCCCAAAGTTCTATCCATGATTCGCCTTTGGTCCGTTCTCTTCTCTCTAGGACTGCAAGACACTGCAAGGTCTTGTCCTGCTATAACTCGGGAAGCTCAGCCTTCATGTGCGCCTGAGGGCAGGGCTTAACTGATGGCAGAATGAGCATGCATTTGGGAGGGCAAGGGCTGAGCATGGGCACTTGCAGATGCAGGCATGTCCACAGCTGGCCTGCTGGCCCAGAGCTGGTGTCGGGCAGGTGCCACGTTTCACAGGGGAAAggacctgctggaacttcatgtGCTAATGTCAGAAACACGCTTCCAAGGTATGCTCTGCTGTTTTTTGTCCCCATTGAATGCAGGGCTGGTTGCCTCTTGCGTCCTTGATCCTGACTCAGCACCCAAGTTTTCACTGGTTGTAGCAGTTGAATCTCAATCCTTCCCGTTGGCTTAGACCATAAATACATGAAGGAAAATGTCCCCTCTGAAACCATAAGTCTAGACTTCTATCATGTACCACTAAGCTTCACAGAAACATCATTCTGGAATAAAGAGTTCCAGacaagaatgtgtgtgtgaatatacatgtaaaataccAAGTATAGGCACAAGCAGAATTGAGAattaacttccctcttagaattcAGCACTCTCCCCAGATGTCCACACTTGTGTTTTGTTCTTGAGGCGTCAGTTAAATCTGCTCCAGGTGGGCTCCAGCCCAGACGTCCAGTGGGAAGAGAAGATGCCGGGAAGGTGGGAGCACCGGGGCAGGAGCCAGGGGTCAGGAAGGTTGCCTAGGAGGTACCACTTGAGCTGGGCCTTGGGACAGCCCCAGGAGGGTCCTGTTCAAAAGCAAGGAGCTCACGCAGGTTCTGCCCCAACAACAGTGTGGCCTGAGCACAGCCAAGGTTTCCAAGGGAGTAAAGCCATCTGTCTTAGAGGTTAATTCTAGTAGCATTATTGGTAGAAGGCCTTGCTGGGGAGagtggagacagggagacagaaagcTGCTGGAATGGTCTGAAACAggtgaattttggggggagaggttgATGTGAAAGGCATCAGGGTAGAGAGAACAGGACAGGGTTACCCGCAGTACGGGGTGCCGGGTGCTCCAAAGGGCCTGTGCCCAACTCCAGGATGAATCCAGGGACAAGTGTTCTCAGCCCTCGGGCTATCCCAGGAGAGGGGAGACACCCACACAGCCCCAGGCACCCCTTTCCACATTCGCTGTCGACACCTGCATTCCCTCTGAGGAGGCAAAAGTGAAGAGATGcccaatttttatattaaaatttatttcatgccAGAAATGAAGGACAAACTAAACTGAAAAGAGCAACATGCTAGAAAACCCTAGCACACTGCATGGGACCCAGGCCCACACCTGGGGTGTGACGGGCTGCTCAGCCCAAGACTGGGTCTTTCCTAGTGGACAGAGTTTGCCCTTTAGATGAGGTCCAGCCTGGGGTTCCAGTCAGTCTGAGTTCAAGAGGTTCCCCATCAGAAGAAAGCTTTTCGGCATTAAGAATTCAGCAGAATGAAAAGTTAAGCAGCAAAAAGCCAGATCAGGCAGCTCCTTCCCATCTGTGGCTGAGGTGGCCCCAAGTGCGCAGAGCTCATGACCTGGGCAGACCCTCCAGGGGCAGCCTCAGGTCGCATGTCCTAGTTTAGCCAAGACTTGTAGGCCTGTCCGAGCCGTTCTTCAGCCACGAGTTCTCATCAGAAGTGGGCAGTGACTCCCATGTAACCATTTCTGGTTGGGAGCAGCCCTCACTCCTATGTGTCCCAACCATCAAGCTAGAACACAAAGGAGAGAGGAAATCAGTTACTGAAAACATACCTGGGCAGATCTCAGGGCCTGCAATGGAACGTTCCATAAAACGGAAGCTCTTCTGTCTGTGCAAATGCTGCTGTTCAGCCAAGTTAAGACAACGCCGTCAGGACTGAGCAAAAACGGGTGGCTAGACGTAGGGCTTCATTTAGGAGCCAGTCAAGATGTACTGAGGTTCTCGTGCCCAAGGACATTCACTGTCTGGAAAAGTGGCCCAACTGAGACTGCAGTTCACCCTGAGTGTTTACTCTTGGGTAGCAACTCACAATAAACCCCCAAAATCATAACTCATTTCACACAAACCGGTGAAACTGGAAGATTTCACAGGTCAAATCCTATAGGACTACTTCTAAAAACTCCTTAGAGGCTACTTGACTTGGTCTTGCTGTTACACGGAGTAGGAAGTCAGCCAAGCTGCCAGGCAGACCTGACCAAGACCTCCACTGCCCTGCGAGCGAGgcctctgctgctgctcctctcCCGGAGCGAAGTGTCAGCTGGACTCTGCTCCCACTAAGGGACCCAGAAGGCGACTGTGACCTTTGATGGCCTTCATGCCCCTCCACATAGTGAGAAACTGCACCCGCCTGCATCTTAGCCCTAAGAGCCAAACTCCAGGTTGGAAGGCAATGATGTCTAATACCATGAACCACAGAGTCCTATTCTTAAAAGCCTTGTATTCTCAATTTGGTTCAACTTGGTAAGAAATCAAGCTGTAGCCAGAGGCTGGGGGCTTTTGCCAGTGGAGGTGAGAAAAAGGGCTGACCCATGGCCCTGAGCCCTGAAGCAGTGACAGCCGAAGGGTGGAGGTTTCCCAAGGCCATAGAACATAAATTACAGCATTCTGGTGAGATCCACTTTGAGCAGTGTTAACACCTGGCTGTAATCATAAACCAATCTCTTTAAGACGACTAGACTTCAAATGATTAATGCTGCCTCCTGTAGAGAATAACCCCCCACATCAAGGCTACCCGTGCTAACTGATTCTCAGAAGAAACTGCGTTTTCCATAACCTCACTTGTTTATAGGAGGTTTAGCACCTAGAGAGGTCAAGGCTCTTTGGCTTTCTACCCTTAGAAGATGGTGCTAAGTCAACTGCTCTCACACTGATTATTTCCTAAAAGCATCAACCCACACAGGTTCAGAGAACTTCAGAGTCACACCTCAGTCTGGAGCTGCTTGGTACTCCTTTCGCTTAGGAGACAAAAGACAGCTGAAGGGTGATGTGTGCAGGAGACAGCCCTGTCTGCCCAGAGCCTCGTGCCGACTCTGCCACTCAGAGCAGGCACAAAGTGTCAGGTCTTCATCTCTAAATGGGATTAATAAGAATTACAGCACCTGATTCACAAGTACAAAGATGGCCCCAGACAGTGCCTGGTACAGCGTAACAGCAGCATTTCCTATCACTGTAACTGTTTTAGCCAGACAGGGCTCCATACCAGGTGGACCAGGCCCCACAGCAGAGAAGACGGCCCCTCCTGTGACTGCTCAGCCATCCGTACCTTTCCGGTTTCCCGCTGGATGAGGTCCCGCATCTCCTCCGTCCAGCCCAGAAGCTCCACCAGCCTTTTCACGCCATGAACCACATCCCCCAGCTGCACCACATCCCTGCTGTGAGGATGCCTAGCCAAGGACCCCACCAAGTCCCGGTTGATGAGCAGTCGGGGCACTGAGCTCCGTACGGCCTCAGACAAGCTGGCAAAAGGTTCCACCTGAAAAATCGCCCAAACGTGAGGAGCACAGTGCCCGCCCTCCCAGGCCCACAGGCCCTGCCACCTGAGGCCCCCCTCATCCATCCCCATCTTTGTCTTCTACATCTCCTGCCCCTGCGTGAGTCCCTGCAAAGTTTCATCTGGGCTCAGTGCCAGCAGCTACACCTCAGCTCACCTGTCCTCCCACCCACACTGTCTTCTCCCAGCTCACCGCCAGCATGACAAGACTCGTCTGCCTGGTCTCCCTCCCTGCGAGCAAGGACCTGGTCCCTCACAGGGGCACCACTgagagcagggcctggcacagaccAAGCAGAGTCGCTAGAAAAACAGACAACTCTGGGCGTCTGGCTAGCTGGGGCCCTGAGTGCAGATCTTTCTAGCCCTTCTGCCCCATTGGTGCCTATGTCCAATCAGGCACAGCCCATTGCAGGGATTCACTACATCCTTCAGAAACTTCCTGAGTTTCAGATCCAGATGCATCTCCCAGGCCCCTCAAACCCACGTGTGCAAAACCGAACCTGGCGTCTCCCATCCAGATTCTTTCTCACCAGCAAATGCCCTGAACCCCCACAGGCAAGACAGGCACCTCCCTCTAAGGTCCTCCAAGTGACATCAAGTCTGGCTGCTCCCCTCCCTACTATCTCTCACAGCCACACAGTCTGACCGTGCACCACCCCTGGACATCTGCTCACTTCAACCCCTGCTCCCTGAGTCTCTCTGAGCCCAAGGATGACCACCTACACCCCTGGTTTCACTGCTTCCACATAAAGCCCGTCTCTTTGATACGTACAACATGCAAGGCCTGCTCCCACCTCACATCTCCAGGCCCCATCCTCTCACACACTGTGCCCACCCACACTTTGACACCTCCGAAGCTGCGCgtcctcccccctccctgctctcccactCAGACTGCAGCGCCCGAGGCCTGGACCCCCTGCTTCTTCACATGTTGAATCCACTCACCTGCCAAAGGCAGGGCCCAGAGCTCCCACCAGCCCCGCCTCCTCCACCTCGCCCCGTTAGCCTCCTCCCCACAGCTCTGTGCACCACTGGGCCTGCTGACCAACCTCCAGGGAGGTCCCGAGGATGAGCAGCAGGTCTGCCATGGGGAAGTCAGCCACATGCAGCAAGAACCTGTTGGGGAGCAGCTCCCCGAAGAACACGATGTCAGGCTTCACGATGCCAGTGCAGACCGGGCAGTGGGGGACCCTGTCCGCCATCACTTCAGCCTGTGGACACAGGGAGAGTGGGCCCAAGGAGACCGTCACAACACActtcaaaaggaaaaggcaaagacAACTTCTTCTTGAGAAACTGTCACGTTCACAGCAGCTAAGACAGTAGCATAGCAGAGCCCTCGGGGGCATGATGACCCAGCCTCGGCAATTACTGGCATTCTGCCAGCTTTACTTCCTACAGCGCCCACAGGCTTCAGGGGAGGCTGCAGTATTTGAAAGCAAACCCTGGACGTCACACGACATCTGCCGCACTGAACACCACGCTCTGCACCTGGGGAAATCCTCTAGCTATTCAGCGCTGAGGAAACacaggtgacccttgaacaagaCAGCAAGTTAGGGACACCAGCCCTCAGCACAGCTGAAAATCTGCACAGAACTTAGGGTTAGCCCTCCATATACACGGTTCCTCCATACCCGTGGTTCCAcacctgcagattcaaccaaccacggaccGTGTAGTCCTGGAGTATacatttattggaaaaaatcaGCATaaaagtggacccatgcagttcaaacccacgtTCGAGGGACAACTGTACTGATTACATAGTCCTCAGAAGGCCCTCTGTAGGCATTTGGCCTACAATAGTGTTATTCAATGAAAATGATGGTATAAAATTTGTCCCTGATTTTAGCTGAAGTGACCATGACATCACCTTAGCCCTGGAAGACATTCAGGTCGGCCTCAACTCACCGGCTGGAATTATGAGGAACACCATTTTCCACAGACCTCCTCCTTGCAGGCTAAAGGGAAGTAGAGACCACTTCTTACTATATCCTGCTCCACCTGGGTTGATGCTTTGGCTGGACATTAGAGGAGGAAACTAAGGAGAAAGACACCTGTCTTTCTAAGAGAAACCTTTACAGCTAATGGGATTTGTTTTTGCAGGCTGAACCCAGTAAGCACCAGCAGAAACGACAGACAGAAGAAGTGCACTATTCAAAGACTTCAGATGCTATCAGGTGCGTATCTAAAACTatattatgtttacatttttaaagaggcaGGCTGAAATAGCTATTCGAGATAGAAAGCTATACAAAATAACGCAGTGGATTTGAAAAAGAACCAGCTAGGGTTTCCAGTAACAAAAAGTGGAGTACCAAAACCTGAAGCTCAGTGGAGAGGCTTTATCCTCTGTGACAGAATAGAATATTGATAAACTGGGAAGGAGACCAGGAGAAAGACTTGGAACATGGCACAACCGTGCTGAAGAGAGAAAGGATGTGGGCACGGGCGAGACTGCCTCCGAGACATGCACCGTGAGGTCCACAGAGAGGGGATAGGACGTGGGCCGAGCAATCAGTGTCCGAAGGGATCGTGACTGAGGATTTTTCCAGCAAAGATGAAAGATATCAAACCACAGATTCAGAAAGCTCTACAAAATTTTAGTAGAAGTCAAAGGAAATCCATATGGAGACATAGCACAGTAACAGTGCAAAACTTCAAAGACAATgagaaaggctttaaaaaatgtgcagagaACAGACagcaacaaactgattctaaagtttatttggagagcaaaagacccagaatagccagcAGCGTGGAAGGAGATGACccatgaaagaaaaagacagtacATTGGACTTCATTAAATCAGAGACTTCTCCTCTGTGAGAGACAGTGTCAAAAGGATAAGATGACAAGTCATAGGCTggggaaaatacttgcaaaagacatCTGATATCCAGAACACACAAACAATTCTTAAAACGCAACAGCAAGAAAATAGCAgcccaattaaaaagtgggcccaagacctcaccaaagaagataaacagatggcaaATGAGCAAGAAACAAGATCAACATCATATGTCACTAGGAAGCTGCGAGTTCAAACAATGTCActacacacctactagaatggccaaaatcagAACACTGACGacaccaagtgttggtgaggatgtggaacaacaggaactctcatccattgctggtgggaatataaaatgctgCACTTTGGAAGAGTGTGAGATGGTCTCAGAGGTGTGTAACCTGAGGTCCACAAGCAAAACTAAACAgtcttaccgtatgacccagtagtcacactccttggtatttacccaatggAGTTGAAAACCtgcacacaaaaacctacacatggatgtttatagcaattttactcataactgccaaaacctggaagcaaccaagatgtccttttgCAGGTGAATGGAGAAACAgttacatccagacaatggaatattacccagacttaaaaaaaaaaaagatgctgtcAGGCCacgaaaagacatggaggaaccttaaatacaCATTGCTAAGTGAAAGCCGCTGAGAAAAGGCTgcacactgtgtgattccaactctatgacattctgggaaaggcaaaactatggagacagtaaaaagatcagtggttgccaggggtttggGGCGGGGAGGGAATAGGATTGACTGATAAGTGGTTACAGGGTTTtccttggggtgatgaaaatattttggaattaaataGAGGTTGGTTAGTTAGTTAGCTGCACAGccctgtgaatgtactaaatgccaagGAACTGTATacattaaaatggttaattttatgttatgtgaatttcacctcagtaaaaaaataaaaggatccTGTGCCACATTGCTATTTCAgagtttcatatttatttaagattttctACTGTGTCctactctactttaaaaaaacctATCCTGTTCACAAATATTCAtagaagtacatgggggtgtaAGCGTGGGTATTGtgactgtattatttttaatagtaaaaatcacAAACATCATAAAATGTCCCACAGCAGGTGAACAGCTAAACACAAGGCTCTATAAGGACTAAAAGCAATGAGCAGAGCTGTAGTTATCGACACAAGATATCCACGAAATTCTGCTCGGTGACAGAGCAAGTTGTGCAATATTAATCTCAATggtatcatttctttaaaaaattgtaatcgTGTGTGGGTTTAAGTACCCAGAAAtgtgcatgtatatttatatatgcatatcttttttttaagcccTGGAACATTATACACCAAACGGTTAAAAGTGGGCCATAGGAACTGGCTGAAGGGAGACTCACTTCCCCCTACGTATTTCTGcattgccttaatttttttttttaatttgcaacaATCCTATGGTCCAATAAGGTTATATTTAcaggtactgggagttaggacttacatactttttaaaaactgaggtataattgatttacaatattgtgttagtttcaggtgtgcagcacagtgatttggtgatacatgtgtatatgcatgtaccTACATCctggttttcaattcttttccattataggttattacaagatactgaatacagttccttgtgctatacagtaaatacTTGTTTGTATCACCTTAAATTTTTACAAGCATGTATtacttttctaatttaaaaataaagaaaaacattttcacgGTATTGCTGCTGTTGTCCTTCCAACATAACACTTATAAAATGCCACTCTTCCAGATTACCCCCAGTGAGAAGTGCGTGCGGGAGGGAACTGTCAGCATGACAACTCACCCAAAAGGCCTCCTCTGGGATGGGTCTTCGGCAGACGGTGCAGGTGGCAGAGGCAAAGGATCCATGAGCTTCAACCAGCTTTGAGGCAGGGATACCAGATGCTGAAATTCAAACCAAAGCTAAGTGCTGCTGCCTGTTGTGGTGAGCACACGGCCCCTTAGCATGACCTCTGTACTGGGCAGGCCCCCCAGGAGGAGTCACAGCCCTCAGTGCAAGTGGTACCCAGCCTCTATCACTGCAGAAGACACCCCCACTCATCAGAATAAGCACAGGCTCCGACATGGAGCCAAATCACAGGCGAGACGAAGCCTGTGAAAACACAGCACAAAGGACGTCTGATGTAAGTTCAGATAAAATTACATCCAGTACcaggaaaacattttctattcTATAGACACCAAGTAAAAGTGAGAAGATAACATAAATCCATTTCCAAAATCCTgtggaaaaacaggcaaaaggtAACTTAGTCATGGAAGTTCTATTACCACTATCAGCTTTTGAAAGGCCGTGGACATACAGACCAGTGAACTCCCACTGTCCCCACGACTGTCCTAGCTCACACACACTGCAGCTCACGGCCAGACACTCCCGCCTCCCCACGAGGTGCTCACTGCTGTGCGAGGGGCTCCAGGCTGTAGAACCCTTCTGGCAAATAAACATTTTCCTGGAGTCAAGATAACTCCTTTCTTCAAATCACAAGACACCTGCAGCCTGGCTAAGCTGCTGCTGGCTTGCTAGGAGTTGACTGTTAGCACCTGTCAGATTCACTGCACATAAGAAAAAGCCCCTACAAATGCTTCTCTGAGATACATGGCCAGAGGTCAGCATGCCCTGTGAATCGCTGGTCGTGGCCACCACCTAGACACAGTCAAGAAGCAATCATACAGCCCATCTGATGATCTTAAGGAACTGTcagtggtttctctgtgtgctagTGACGTCATGGTTGTGTTTTAGAGTCCTTTTGCTGTCTTTACAGATTAAGTTTATGATGAGAGGGACATGCGTCAAAATAGCTGGGGGTGAGAGAGAAGGTAGGAGTCAGACACAGACTAAACAAGGACAGGCCATGGCGAGGTGATGAGGACATGAGGGCTCATGACAGTCCTCGCTTTCTTTCTGTGTGCTCGGAAAATTccataatgaaaattttaaaaaagaaatcatcagaTCAGATCAGATCAGCAAAACTAGAAGCTCCTAATGTCAACCTTGGTCCTATCCAAAACTCACAGCCCAAAAGAATGAGGTCCCAACACTGGTACTCTTGGCATTTTTGTTGGGGACAGAGGCATAAGTTTTGGGCTTGAAACCAGTCATTAGCATGGGGACTAAGCGCGGGGCCGCAGCCCTGTGCAGAAGCAGGCGCCCGCGCCCCTCACGGGACAGAGAGGAGGGCTGGAGGCGGGCCTCACCTCTCTCAAGCCCGTCGATGTTCTGGGT
This genomic interval carries:
- the SIRT3 gene encoding NAD-dependent protein deacetylase sirtuin-3, mitochondrial isoform X2, which encodes MVGAGISTPSGIPDFRSPGTGYYTRLQQYKVPYPEAIFELAFFFQDPKPFFTFAKELYPGNYRPNATHYFLRLLHEKGLLLRLYTQNIDGLERASGIPASKLVEAHGSFASATCTVCRRPIPEEAFWAEVMADRVPHCPVCTGIVKPDIVFFGELLPNRFLLHVADFPMADLLLILGTSLEVEPFASLSEAVRSSVPRLLINRDLVGSLARHPHSRDVVQLGDVVHGVKRLVELLGWTEEMRDLIQRETGKLDGWDT
- the SIRT3 gene encoding NAD-dependent protein deacetylase sirtuin-3, mitochondrial isoform X1, whose product is MALWARAAVPALRLWGLGGARAWTGRPRITGGRRPISPSAGASSISGSGGSSEQKLLLQDVAELIKTGACRRVVAMVGAGISTPSGIPDFRSPGTGYYTRLQQYKVPYPEAIFELAFFFQDPKPFFTFAKELYPGNYRPNATHYFLRLLHEKGLLLRLYTQNIDGLERASGIPASKLVEAHGSFASATCTVCRRPIPEEAFWAEVMADRVPHCPVCTGIVKPDIVFFGELLPNRFLLHVADFPMADLLLILGTSLEVEPFASLSEAVRSSVPRLLINRDLVGSLARHPHSRDVVQLGDVVHGVKRLVELLGWTEEMRDLIQRETGKLDGWDT